A DNA window from Chlamydia felis Fe/C-56 contains the following coding sequences:
- a CDS encoding protein translocase subunit SecDF, which translates to MKQRFGRNLSIIICVFGLALYYVLPTCLYYSRPLNKKIDEKEAQQIVRRLTKQVAEARSDIIPRVSSVLSALKLRGHITQHPSIPGVVNVHFKDRADAYTFLENMVYGEPTVPIKSSRLYVLGYDKKDGNVVQVTGSLTTALTEKDFSFVSYNREDTESGREILNTAAALITLAPSGACSCGYTSIWNTASIEKVVQLANNLASGLDIFPASKTSALLNYFFSSEKDYSAFLTRLENLSSDSTLSEQQQSVLRDEFQHLKARVQRWKKSTMSLVDNSLNCSAVSPFFSSIEFFAKERKLVFRLDPRVLAKRDELSAEQRLDFDSWLGREKQRLAHRLQKSAQESSQEFAFNLSDKDTSGKIVLHGQRIYQGTVEHLATLALNRPPAQSCDLIREHFPIYCRLPKESDSFGCFIFSPEKSCAHFSQGSVYVVLKGLRSVAAKYEKGTEEEAKIFDQDLQNLYNCFAHTDVTPWSIGDDEVLEIKEPLQRFFDVWGENFVVDSEGKTASLEVRDVRDRLETLNCIEKHRQEELVRWHEQYRQSSCSIDPQLRIRAAVPHRNAFLENLKLNIRKYSRGDSVLRLGIDFIGGKQIRLAFKDHQGKPIADKEDILKVSDELYARLNKLGVAEVEIRREGDNVYLSVPGSEKISSEEILGTSQMTFHVVNEKFSYYSALRYEVQRFLDYLWFTAQSQEATSPEAINKLASYIFNNQEIRLPTSVRDAITKLQQEGLAFPEVGSDAPSSHLDTTYSMIAIKKDREDKANPLMIVFRNYALDGASLKNIRPEFAISEGYILNFSVKDSTIAQKAHNVSPTESFHAWTAAYCQEGINGTTNSQYSSGRGWRMAVVLDGYVVSDPVLNAPLKDHASVSGKFSHREVNRLATDLKSGSMSFVPEVLIEEVISPELGKQQRTQGIISILLGLAVLIILMSVYYKFGGVIASGAVILNLLLIWAALQYLDAPLTLTGLAGIVLAMGMAVDANVLVFERIREEYVLSRSLSQSVEAGYKKAFGAIFDSNLTTVLASLLLLILDTGPIKGFALTLIIGIFSSMFTALFMTKFFFMVWMNKTQETQLHMMNKFIGIKHDFLRECKRLWMVSGSVISLGCVALGFGAWHSVLGMDFKGGYALTLNMAEQKSVDVTQFRHTLGDKFKQVGLSSRDFKITTFDSSEKIKIYFSQNALARVQAPEIKVTEAFDPHLSVVMGILSDTGIDISSDSFKDTQNFWFKVSSQFSNKMRKQAFIALMGALFIILLYVSLRFEWRYAFSAICALIHDLVATCAVLVATHFFLKKIQIDLQAVGALMTVLGYSLNNTLIIFDRIREDRQEKLFTPMPILINDALQKTLGRTVMTTATTLSVLLILLFVGGGSIFNFAFIMTIGILLGTLSSLYIAPPLLLFMVRKEERQRL; encoded by the coding sequence ATGAAACAGAGATTCGGGCGTAATTTAAGTATAATTATTTGTGTTTTTGGATTGGCTCTGTACTATGTGTTGCCCACATGTCTTTACTACTCTCGACCATTAAATAAAAAAATCGATGAGAAAGAAGCGCAACAAATTGTTCGTAGATTAACAAAACAAGTTGCTGAAGCGCGTAGTGATATTATTCCCAGAGTCTCTTCAGTGCTGTCTGCTTTGAAATTAAGAGGACACATTACACAACACCCCAGCATTCCCGGTGTGGTGAATGTACATTTTAAAGACAGAGCAGATGCGTATACCTTTCTTGAAAATATGGTTTATGGCGAACCTACTGTTCCTATAAAATCTTCGCGTTTATATGTTCTAGGGTACGACAAGAAGGATGGAAACGTTGTTCAAGTTACTGGATCGTTAACTACAGCATTAACTGAAAAAGATTTCTCTTTTGTTTCTTACAACAGAGAAGATACTGAATCTGGAAGAGAGATTTTAAATACTGCTGCAGCTTTAATCACCTTGGCTCCTTCTGGAGCATGTTCTTGCGGCTACACATCAATTTGGAATACGGCATCTATAGAGAAGGTTGTACAATTAGCAAACAACCTAGCATCTGGTTTGGACATTTTTCCCGCATCCAAGACCTCAGCTTTACTTAATTATTTTTTCTCTTCTGAGAAAGATTATTCCGCGTTTTTAACACGATTAGAAAATTTGTCCTCTGATTCTACTCTATCTGAGCAACAGCAATCTGTTTTGCGAGACGAGTTTCAACACTTGAAGGCAAGAGTTCAAAGATGGAAAAAATCTACCATGAGTCTTGTAGATAACTCTTTGAATTGTAGTGCGGTATCACCTTTTTTCTCTTCCATAGAATTTTTCGCTAAGGAAAGAAAGCTAGTCTTTCGTCTTGACCCTCGTGTGCTAGCTAAACGTGATGAGTTGTCTGCAGAACAACGACTAGATTTTGATTCCTGGTTAGGTAGAGAAAAGCAAAGATTAGCTCATAGACTGCAAAAGTCGGCTCAAGAATCTTCACAAGAATTTGCTTTTAACCTAAGTGATAAAGATACGAGCGGAAAAATTGTTTTGCATGGACAGCGCATCTATCAGGGAACTGTCGAACATCTAGCTACATTAGCTTTAAATAGACCTCCAGCACAGTCGTGCGATCTTATTCGAGAACATTTCCCCATATATTGTCGTCTACCTAAAGAAAGTGATTCCTTCGGATGTTTTATTTTTTCTCCAGAGAAAAGTTGCGCGCATTTTTCTCAAGGTTCTGTTTACGTCGTTCTTAAAGGATTACGTTCTGTCGCAGCCAAATACGAGAAGGGGACGGAAGAAGAAGCAAAAATTTTTGATCAGGACTTACAAAATTTATATAATTGTTTTGCTCACACAGATGTGACCCCATGGAGCATCGGAGACGATGAGGTTTTAGAAATTAAAGAACCTCTACAGAGATTTTTCGATGTTTGGGGAGAGAATTTTGTTGTTGATAGTGAAGGGAAAACCGCAAGTCTTGAAGTTCGCGATGTTCGCGATCGTTTAGAAACCCTAAATTGTATCGAAAAGCATCGTCAAGAAGAGTTGGTCCGCTGGCATGAACAATACCGACAATCCAGTTGTTCGATAGATCCACAACTTCGTATACGCGCTGCTGTACCACATCGAAATGCTTTTTTAGAAAATCTCAAGCTAAATATACGAAAGTACTCTCGTGGAGATAGTGTTCTTCGCTTGGGGATTGATTTCATCGGCGGAAAACAAATTCGTTTAGCTTTCAAAGACCATCAAGGAAAGCCCATTGCCGATAAAGAGGATATACTTAAAGTTTCCGACGAACTCTATGCTCGTTTGAATAAATTAGGTGTTGCAGAAGTTGAAATACGTAGAGAAGGGGATAATGTATATTTAAGCGTGCCCGGATCCGAGAAAATTTCGTCTGAGGAAATTTTAGGCACCTCACAAATGACTTTCCACGTAGTCAATGAGAAGTTTTCTTATTACTCTGCTCTTCGATATGAAGTTCAAAGATTTTTGGATTACCTATGGTTTACAGCGCAAAGTCAAGAAGCTACGTCTCCAGAAGCTATCAATAAGTTGGCTAGTTATATCTTTAATAATCAAGAAATTCGGTTGCCTACGAGTGTTAGAGATGCCATAACCAAGTTACAACAAGAAGGTCTTGCTTTCCCAGAAGTTGGCAGCGATGCTCCCTCTTCTCATTTGGATACTACGTATTCAATGATTGCTATTAAAAAGGATAGAGAAGATAAAGCGAATCCTTTGATGATTGTTTTTCGCAACTATGCTTTAGATGGCGCTTCTTTAAAAAATATTCGTCCAGAATTTGCTATAAGCGAAGGTTACATTTTAAATTTCTCAGTAAAGGATTCTACAATAGCTCAAAAAGCTCATAACGTCTCTCCTACTGAGAGTTTCCATGCATGGACTGCTGCCTATTGTCAAGAGGGGATAAACGGTACGACTAATAGTCAATATTCCTCGGGAAGAGGCTGGAGAATGGCCGTGGTTCTTGATGGGTATGTAGTCAGTGACCCAGTATTAAATGCTCCATTAAAAGATCACGCCAGCGTTTCTGGGAAATTTTCTCATCGTGAAGTTAATCGTTTGGCTACTGATTTAAAATCGGGATCCATGTCGTTTGTCCCCGAAGTTTTAATCGAAGAAGTTATCTCCCCCGAATTAGGGAAACAACAGCGGACTCAAGGGATTATTTCTATACTCCTAGGCTTGGCTGTTTTGATCATTTTAATGAGCGTCTATTATAAATTCGGCGGGGTTATCGCCTCGGGTGCTGTTATCCTTAATCTTTTATTAATTTGGGCTGCTCTACAATATCTTGATGCACCGCTAACCCTTACAGGATTGGCAGGAATCGTGCTTGCTATGGGCATGGCTGTAGACGCTAACGTGCTTGTTTTCGAGAGAATCCGAGAGGAATATGTATTATCTCGCAGCCTTTCGCAATCTGTAGAAGCTGGGTATAAAAAAGCTTTCGGCGCTATTTTCGACTCTAACCTTACAACGGTCTTGGCTTCGCTTCTTCTTTTAATTTTAGATACAGGACCTATTAAAGGATTTGCTCTGACTCTTATCATTGGGATTTTTTCTTCGATGTTTACTGCCCTATTCATGACGAAGTTTTTCTTCATGGTTTGGATGAATAAAACTCAAGAAACTCAGCTGCACATGATGAACAAGTTTATCGGTATCAAGCACGATTTCTTAAGAGAGTGTAAAAGACTTTGGATGGTATCCGGAAGCGTTATTTCTTTAGGATGTGTTGCTCTAGGTTTTGGAGCTTGGCATTCCGTTTTGGGAATGGATTTTAAAGGAGGTTATGCTCTTACCCTAAACATGGCTGAACAGAAATCTGTAGATGTTACGCAATTTCGTCATACATTAGGGGATAAATTCAAGCAAGTGGGCTTATCTTCAAGAGACTTTAAAATCACCACTTTTGATTCCTCTGAAAAGATCAAGATCTATTTTAGCCAGAATGCATTAGCAAGAGTACAGGCCCCAGAGATAAAAGTAACCGAGGCTTTTGATCCTCATTTATCTGTAGTTATGGGTATACTTTCCGATACAGGGATAGATATATCTTCTGATAGCTTTAAAGATACACAAAATTTCTGGTTTAAAGTTAGCAGCCAGTTCTCTAATAAAATGCGTAAACAAGCTTTCATAGCCTTGATGGGAGCCTTGTTCATTATCTTGCTTTATGTGAGCTTGCGTTTTGAGTGGCGTTATGCATTCAGTGCTATTTGTGCATTGATTCATGATCTTGTGGCTACTTGTGCTGTATTAGTCGCTACGCATTTCTTCTTAAAAAAGATCCAAATTGATTTACAAGCAGTTGGAGCTTTGATGACCGTTTTAGGGTATTCGTTAAATAATACTCTCATTATATTCGATCGTATTCGTGAAGATCGTCAGGAAAAATTATTTACACCCATGCCGATTTTAATTAACGATGCACTACAAAAAACCTTGGGAAGAACAGTAATGACCACAGCAACAACACTATCGGTCTTGTTGATTTTACTGTTTGTCGGTGGAGGCTCAATCTTTAACTTTGCTTTCATCATGACAATAGGTATTCTCTTAGGTACACTATCATCTCTATACATAGCACCGCCTCTTCTTCTATTTATGGTTCGTAAAGAGGAAAGACAACGGCTATAA
- a CDS encoding isoprenyl transferase, giving the protein MSLTLKQADQADPSTQSLPRHVAIIMDGNRRWYQRHQILRSIQHSSGHHYGAKALPDIIESAFSLGIEVLTLFAFSTENFLRSTEEVEELFSLFHSQLDEQLPHLIENKIRLRCIGNLLALPKHLQQQIAKITSQTKEYSGRELVLAINYGGKDELVRAFKKLHQDLSDQKISLDSVSEGLIRLYLDTSEIPDPDLLIRTGGEMRVSNFLLWQIAYTELYVTDVLWPDFKPDHLLDAIKAYQHRARRGGR; this is encoded by the coding sequence ATGTCTCTCACCTTAAAACAGGCGGATCAAGCTGATCCATCAACGCAGTCTCTACCGAGGCATGTAGCCATTATTATGGATGGCAATCGTCGTTGGTATCAGCGACATCAAATACTAAGATCTATCCAACATTCCTCAGGGCATCATTACGGAGCCAAAGCCCTGCCTGATATTATTGAATCTGCGTTTTCTTTAGGTATTGAGGTTCTCACTTTATTTGCTTTTTCTACAGAGAATTTTCTCAGGTCAACTGAAGAGGTTGAAGAACTTTTTTCTCTTTTCCATTCCCAACTGGATGAGCAGCTTCCCCATCTTATTGAAAATAAAATCCGTCTGCGCTGTATAGGGAACCTGCTAGCTTTACCTAAACACCTACAACAACAAATTGCTAAGATTACATCGCAAACTAAGGAATATTCGGGAAGAGAACTTGTTTTAGCAATTAATTATGGCGGGAAAGACGAACTTGTACGCGCGTTTAAGAAACTGCATCAAGATTTATCAGATCAAAAAATATCTTTAGACTCTGTTTCAGAGGGGTTGATCCGCTTGTATTTAGATACCTCAGAAATCCCTGATCCTGATTTATTAATTCGCACTGGTGGCGAAATGCGTGTCAGTAATTTTCTCTTGTGGCAAATAGCATATACAGAGCTATATGTAACTGATGTTTTATGGCCGGATTTTAAACCCGATCATCTTCTAGATGCTATTAAAGCTTACCAACACAGAGCGCGACGAGGAGGCAGGTAG
- a CDS encoding CDP-archaeol synthase, producing the protein MLKLNKFKTPFYGDLFQRVVVHSLVLTFLVLLLYSSLFPITSFALGFISALCSAVGTYEYGTMAKVKMLYAYRLYSAIGSFIFVLTSFIAIRWHHVLPEFISTIPWCFLFAWVVINVFRSRKKTCGPLETSGITLFSMLYVGIPVRLFLQILYGFIHTNEPFLGVWWACFLIATTKGADIFGYFFGKAFGQKKITPVISPHKTVVGFVSGCLGATLISVAFYLQIPSRFSSYITMPSILIVLGLILGISGFFGDIIESIFKRDAKIKNSNQLKAVGGTLDTLDSLLLSTPIVYIMLLITQKSMFLR; encoded by the coding sequence ATGTTGAAACTGAATAAGTTTAAAACTCCTTTCTATGGGGATCTTTTCCAACGAGTTGTTGTACATTCGTTGGTTCTTACATTCTTGGTACTTCTTCTTTACAGTTCCTTATTTCCTATAACATCTTTCGCTTTAGGATTTATCTCTGCTCTTTGTAGTGCCGTAGGAACCTATGAATATGGGACCATGGCCAAAGTTAAGATGCTGTACGCTTACCGTCTTTATAGTGCGATAGGATCTTTTATTTTTGTCTTAACCAGCTTTATTGCGATTCGTTGGCATCATGTTCTTCCAGAATTTATTTCAACAATCCCTTGGTGTTTCCTATTCGCTTGGGTAGTGATTAATGTCTTTAGATCGAGGAAAAAAACCTGCGGTCCTTTAGAGACTTCAGGAATCACTTTATTTTCCATGCTGTACGTGGGTATTCCCGTGCGTTTGTTTTTACAAATACTGTATGGGTTCATTCATACCAATGAGCCATTTTTAGGTGTGTGGTGGGCATGTTTTCTCATTGCCACAACAAAAGGAGCTGATATCTTCGGTTATTTCTTTGGAAAGGCGTTTGGTCAAAAGAAAATCACCCCTGTAATCAGCCCTCATAAAACTGTAGTTGGTTTTGTTTCAGGATGTTTAGGCGCTACATTGATTAGCGTAGCTTTCTATTTACAAATTCCCTCTAGGTTCTCTAGCTATATCACTATGCCAAGCATTTTAATTGTATTAGGATTGATTTTGGGAATTAGTGGATTTTTCGGCGACATCATTGAATCTATCTTCAAACGAGATGCGAAAATTAAAAATAGTAACCAACTAAAAGCTGTGGGAGGCACTTTAGATACTCTAGATTCTCTATTACTTTCTACTCCTATTGTATATATTATGCTTTTGATCACGCAAAAATCTATGTTTCTAAGATGA
- the cmk gene encoding (d)CMP kinase, whose translation MIITIDGPSGTGKSTVAKALAQRLKFNYCNTGAMYRTLAYTHLQEPWNCLSIQELIDNPPFSFSFISEQPLEAFLDGHRLSEELGTQEVANAASRLSQLPEVRSFMHKLQRKYAELGNCVFEGRDMGSKVFPDADVKIFLTASAEVRALRRLKDLPKGSLSQEALHAELVKRDEADSRRIHDPLVIPEGAIVLDSSDLTISQVLEKILALVSPEMP comes from the coding sequence ATGATTATTACAATAGACGGCCCTTCAGGAACAGGGAAAAGCACGGTGGCAAAGGCGCTTGCACAGAGATTAAAATTTAATTATTGTAACACGGGGGCTATGTACCGCACCCTAGCCTACACGCACTTGCAAGAGCCTTGGAATTGTCTTTCTATTCAAGAACTCATAGACAATCCTCCTTTTTCCTTTTCATTTATTTCAGAACAACCCTTGGAAGCCTTTTTAGACGGGCATCGTTTATCTGAGGAATTAGGAACTCAAGAAGTAGCAAATGCTGCTTCGCGACTTTCTCAGCTTCCTGAGGTGCGCTCTTTTATGCATAAACTACAAAGAAAGTATGCAGAATTGGGCAACTGTGTTTTTGAGGGAAGAGACATGGGCTCTAAAGTGTTCCCCGATGCTGATGTAAAAATTTTTCTAACAGCAAGTGCTGAAGTAAGAGCTTTGCGAAGGCTGAAAGACTTACCCAAGGGCTCTCTATCGCAAGAAGCTTTACACGCTGAGCTTGTAAAGCGTGATGAAGCAGACAGCCGACGTATTCATGATCCTTTGGTCATTCCTGAAGGAGCTATTGTTTTAGATTCTTCAGATTTGACAATAAGCCAAGTTCTAGAGAAAATTTTAGCTTTAGTTTCCCCTGAAATGCCATGA
- a CDS encoding lysophospholipid acyltransferase family protein: protein MIFTVCKFLTRVVFSLLYRHKVYGVKKNLVKGAAIVAANHNSYLDPIALQLSVRGCMHHLARSTLFSNRFTGWLHRQWGSYPVKRGGGNSAAFKAAFELFKKKKKLIIYPEGERSPTGELLPGKIGVGLIAIKSRVPVVPVYVGGTYDIFNRYQKFPKIWKTVTCVFGTPLTFDDLIGNETLSSKETYQIATDRIMSKIAELKTWYENGCIGEVP, encoded by the coding sequence ATGATATTTACAGTTTGTAAATTCCTTACTAGAGTCGTTTTTTCCTTACTCTATAGACATAAAGTTTATGGAGTGAAAAAGAATCTTGTTAAAGGAGCCGCTATCGTTGCTGCAAACCACAATTCCTACCTTGATCCTATAGCTTTACAGTTATCAGTTCGTGGTTGTATGCATCATCTTGCTCGCTCCACATTATTTAGCAATCGGTTCACAGGATGGTTACATAGACAATGGGGGTCGTATCCTGTCAAAAGGGGCGGGGGAAATTCTGCAGCATTTAAAGCTGCTTTTGAACTCTTTAAAAAGAAAAAAAAGCTGATCATTTATCCCGAAGGAGAACGCAGCCCTACAGGAGAGCTGCTTCCTGGGAAAATCGGCGTTGGGTTGATCGCCATTAAATCTCGAGTTCCTGTAGTGCCAGTTTATGTTGGAGGAACCTACGATATTTTCAATCGTTATCAAAAATTCCCTAAAATTTGGAAAACAGTCACATGTGTTTTTGGTACTCCATTAACTTTTGACGATTTGATTGGCAATGAGACATTAAGTTCTAAGGAGACCTATCAGATAGCGACCGACAGAATTATGAGCAAAATAGCGGAGCTAAAAACTTGGTATGAAAACGGCTGTATTGGAGAGGTACCTTAA
- the argS gene encoding arginine--tRNA ligase produces MTLLSYLSSLCREATLSAFPQVENPSPDITQSTKEHFGHYQCNDAMKLDRTLKMAPRAIAEAIVNNLPKDNFSSVEVAGAGFINFTFSKEFLKQRLETFSADLSSGFCVKDPKKIVIDFSSPNIAKDMHVGHLRSTIIGDCLARVFSFVGNDVLRLNHIGDWGTAFGMLITYLQEEASEDVGNLEDLTALYKKAHARFAEDVEFKKRSQANVVALQSGDPSALNLWKHICEISERAFQKIYDILGVAIEKRGESFYNPFLPEIIQDLENKKLITVSDNAKCVFHEGFSIPLMVQKSDGGYNYATTDLAAMRYRVEKDHADKIIIVTDMGQSLHFQLLEATALAAGYLRDKETFSHVGFGLVLDSEGKKFKTRSGENIKLKELLNTAVDQAVATLKEHRPEMSEEEISQRAPILGINAIKYADLSSHRVSDYVFSFEKMLRFEGNTAMFLLYAYVRIQGIKRRLNIEKLNLEAVVNIQEPAEEALALALLRFPEAIDVTLKELCPHFLTDYLYMLTNKFNAFFRDCHIEGSPYQQERLYLCALVEKTLATGMHLLGLQTLDRL; encoded by the coding sequence ATGACTCTTCTTTCTTATTTATCTTCTCTATGTCGAGAAGCAACTCTATCAGCGTTTCCTCAAGTAGAAAATCCTTCTCCCGACATTACACAATCCACTAAAGAACATTTCGGTCATTATCAATGTAATGATGCGATGAAACTTGATCGCACATTAAAAATGGCTCCTAGAGCTATTGCTGAGGCGATTGTTAACAACCTTCCTAAAGACAACTTTTCTTCTGTAGAAGTTGCTGGTGCAGGTTTTATTAACTTCACATTTTCCAAAGAATTTTTAAAACAGCGTTTGGAGACATTTTCTGCAGATTTATCTTCAGGATTTTGCGTTAAGGATCCTAAAAAAATCGTCATAGATTTTTCTTCTCCAAATATTGCTAAAGATATGCATGTGGGTCATCTACGCTCTACAATCATAGGAGATTGCCTTGCTCGTGTATTTTCTTTTGTTGGCAATGATGTTTTAAGATTGAATCACATTGGTGATTGGGGAACAGCTTTTGGCATGTTAATCACCTATCTTCAAGAAGAAGCCTCTGAAGATGTGGGAAATCTTGAAGATTTGACAGCTTTGTATAAAAAAGCACACGCACGTTTTGCTGAGGATGTGGAATTTAAAAAGCGCTCGCAAGCTAATGTTGTTGCTTTACAATCTGGGGATCCCTCAGCATTAAATTTATGGAAACACATTTGTGAAATTTCTGAGCGCGCTTTTCAAAAGATTTATGATATTTTAGGTGTTGCTATAGAAAAACGTGGTGAGTCTTTCTATAATCCTTTTCTTCCTGAGATTATCCAAGATTTAGAAAATAAAAAACTCATCACGGTTTCTGATAATGCTAAATGTGTTTTCCACGAAGGATTTTCTATTCCCCTAATGGTTCAGAAAAGTGATGGCGGCTATAACTATGCGACTACAGATTTAGCTGCTATGCGTTATCGCGTAGAAAAAGACCATGCGGATAAAATCATCATTGTCACTGATATGGGACAATCCTTACATTTCCAACTTCTAGAAGCTACGGCATTAGCTGCTGGGTACCTTCGCGATAAAGAAACCTTTTCTCATGTAGGTTTTGGTCTTGTCCTTGATTCTGAAGGGAAAAAATTTAAAACACGTTCTGGAGAGAATATCAAGCTCAAGGAATTATTAAATACAGCTGTAGATCAAGCCGTAGCCACCCTAAAAGAACACCGCCCGGAAATGTCCGAGGAAGAAATCTCTCAACGTGCGCCTATTCTTGGTATCAATGCTATCAAATATGCAGATCTTTCCTCACACCGTGTGAGTGATTATGTCTTCTCCTTTGAGAAGATGCTCCGTTTTGAAGGAAATACTGCGATGTTTCTTCTTTATGCTTACGTACGTATTCAAGGGATAAAACGACGATTAAACATTGAAAAATTAAACTTAGAAGCCGTGGTAAACATCCAAGAGCCTGCTGAAGAGGCTTTAGCTTTAGCCCTATTGCGCTTTCCAGAAGCTATTGATGTAACTCTTAAAGAACTTTGTCCGCATTTCCTAACAGATTATCTTTATATGCTCACGAACAAGTTCAATGCCTTTTTCAGGGATTGTCACATCGAGGGATCTCCTTATCAACAAGAGCGCCTATATCTTTGTGCTCTTGTTGAAAAGACCTTAGCTACAGGAATGCATTTACTAGGATTACAAACTCTAGACAGGTTGTAA
- the murA gene encoding UDP-N-acetylglucosamine 1-carboxyvinyltransferase, translating into MAAVEVFGGCVLQGSVRVSGAKNSTTKLLVASLLSDRKCVLRNVPDIGDVRLTVELCQSLGSIVHWDKQAEVIEIHTPEIRVSEVSTQFSRVNRIPILLLGALLARCPEGVVVPCVGGDAIGERTLNFHFEGLEQLGAKVSYDGHGYQASASKGLVGAYITLPYPSVGATENLILASVRAQGRTIIKNAALEVEILDLILFLQKAGVEITTDNDRTIEIFGCDDFYEVDHWVIPDKIEAASFGMAAVLTGGRVFVENAEQDLMIPFLKTLRSIGGGFSVTESGIEFFYNEPLRGGVVLETDVHPGFLTDWQQPFSVLLSQAEGSSVIHETVHENRLGYLRGLQQMGANCELFYQCLSSKACRYATGNFPHSAVIHGVTPLKASHLVIPDLRAGFAYIMAALIAEGGPSLIENTQLLDRGYYNWVEKLNSLGARIHLLHLDPVAP; encoded by the coding sequence ATGGCGGCGGTAGAAGTCTTTGGTGGTTGTGTGCTACAGGGTTCGGTACGAGTATCCGGAGCGAAAAACTCTACAACTAAGCTGCTTGTCGCCTCGTTATTGTCGGATCGCAAATGTGTTTTACGCAATGTACCGGATATTGGAGATGTACGTTTAACTGTTGAGCTATGTCAGTCTTTAGGTTCTATAGTACATTGGGATAAACAGGCGGAAGTTATAGAAATTCACACTCCTGAGATTCGTGTGTCTGAGGTATCTACGCAGTTTTCTCGGGTAAATCGCATCCCCATTTTATTATTGGGAGCCCTGCTTGCACGTTGTCCCGAAGGTGTTGTTGTTCCCTGTGTTGGGGGGGATGCTATAGGAGAAAGAACTCTGAACTTTCATTTTGAGGGGTTAGAGCAGCTTGGTGCGAAAGTTTCTTATGATGGACATGGATATCAAGCTTCTGCTTCTAAAGGTCTTGTAGGGGCTTATATCACCCTCCCTTATCCTTCTGTAGGCGCTACTGAGAATTTGATATTGGCCTCTGTACGCGCTCAAGGTAGAACGATTATTAAAAATGCCGCTTTAGAAGTCGAAATCCTTGATCTTATACTGTTTTTACAAAAAGCTGGCGTGGAGATCACCACAGACAATGATAGGACTATAGAAATTTTCGGTTGCGATGATTTCTATGAAGTAGATCACTGGGTGATTCCTGATAAGATAGAAGCCGCATCATTTGGTATGGCTGCAGTCCTTACCGGAGGACGCGTTTTTGTAGAAAATGCCGAACAAGATTTGATGATTCCCTTTCTTAAAACCTTGCGCTCTATAGGTGGGGGATTTTCAGTTACAGAATCAGGAATCGAGTTTTTTTATAATGAGCCGTTAAGAGGGGGAGTTGTTTTAGAAACAGACGTTCATCCCGGATTTCTTACGGATTGGCAACAACCTTTTTCTGTCCTTCTCTCTCAAGCTGAGGGATCTTCAGTAATTCATGAAACAGTACATGAGAATCGTCTAGGGTATTTACGTGGTTTGCAGCAAATGGGAGCAAATTGCGAGCTATTCTATCAGTGTTTAAGCTCAAAGGCTTGTCGCTATGCCACAGGGAATTTTCCTCATAGCGCTGTTATTCATGGAGTGACTCCTCTAAAAGCTTCACACCTGGTTATTCCTGATTTGCGGGCAGGGTTTGCCTATATTATGGCCGCTCTTATTGCCGAAGGGGGACCCTCCTTAATAGAAAATACCCAATTGTTAGATCGAGGATATTATAATTGGGTAGAGAAGTTAAACTCTTTAGGAGCAAGGATCCATTTATTACATTTAGATCCTGTAGCTCCCTAA